Proteins from a genomic interval of Opitutales bacterium:
- a CDS encoding ACT domain-containing protein, with amino-acid sequence MNENENELKALLRDISPERIPGEFVFLSFEGGLYGKHAELEPIASFQEPEGLTLVVPKLHADSHGMAYEGIFAAITLTVQSSLEAVGFTAVFAGALAAQRIPANVFAGFNHDHVFVPFERADEAMLVLRGLGE; translated from the coding sequence ATGAATGAGAACGAAAACGAACTCAAAGCGCTGCTAAGAGATATTTCCCCTGAGCGCATCCCTGGCGAATTCGTTTTCCTCAGCTTTGAAGGAGGGCTCTACGGTAAGCATGCTGAGCTTGAACCTATTGCTTCGTTTCAGGAGCCTGAGGGTCTGACACTTGTGGTGCCTAAGTTACATGCTGATAGTCATGGGATGGCTTATGAAGGTATTTTTGCAGCAATCACCTTAACGGTTCAGTCTAGCCTGGAGGCGGTCGGTTTTACGGCGGTTTTCGCCGGCGCTCTGGCAGCACAGCGTATCCCAGCAAACGTCTTCGCTGGATTTAACCACGATCATGTATTCGTCCCGTTCGAGCGGGCTGACGAAGCGATGCTGGTGTTACGCGGACTAGGGGAGTAG
- a CDS encoding methylenetetrahydrofolate reductase — translation MPVLFNHSIFMTRYSIELVPRKQAVLLEEAEGIARRFPQIDTVNIPDLVRFKTPSWEACRAVAPHFENQVPHIRAVDFDVDGAEERLLAAVEGFGEVLVVSGDPSPGKMVERASGHCLSVITKLRELRPDLHVYAGLDPYRQGMQDEFEYVRKKMDAGACGLFSQPFFSIDLLRAYRDLLPAEIPIFWGLSPVRSEKSKAYWIDINQALFPRDFAFTVAGNQAVAREIVEEVKANDDHLYFMPIRMDALEYLAGIFD, via the coding sequence ATGCCTGTGCTTTTTAATCACTCTATTTTTATGACGCGCTATTCGATCGAACTCGTTCCACGTAAACAGGCTGTCTTACTAGAAGAGGCAGAGGGAATCGCGCGTCGGTTTCCTCAGATCGACACCGTGAATATCCCTGATCTCGTGCGGTTTAAAACGCCGAGCTGGGAAGCGTGCCGCGCGGTGGCTCCGCATTTTGAAAATCAAGTGCCTCATATACGTGCGGTTGATTTTGATGTCGATGGTGCCGAAGAGCGTCTCCTTGCTGCCGTGGAGGGTTTTGGGGAAGTGCTGGTTGTATCGGGGGACCCGTCTCCAGGTAAAATGGTCGAACGGGCATCCGGCCATTGTTTATCAGTGATTACTAAGCTTCGTGAGCTCCGGCCCGACCTGCATGTCTATGCCGGGCTCGACCCATACCGCCAGGGAATGCAGGACGAATTTGAGTATGTGCGTAAGAAGATGGATGCCGGGGCCTGTGGGTTGTTTAGTCAGCCTTTCTTCTCCATTGATTTATTGCGGGCCTATCGCGATCTGTTACCTGCCGAAATACCCATTTTTTGGGGCTTATCGCCTGTCCGTAGCGAAAAGAGTAAGGCTTATTGGATCGATATAAACCAGGCCCTCTTCCCACGCGATTTCGCCTTCACTGTGGCCGGAAACCAAGCAGTCGCACGAGAAATTGTCGAGGAGGTCAAAGCGAATGATGATCACTTATACTTCATGCCCATCCGGATGGATGCTCTAGAGTATTTAGCGGGAATCTTTGATTAG
- a CDS encoding GxxExxY protein: MESSTSSDAKNIDDSKFLYRDESYAIRGAVFEVYREMGCGFLEAVYQECLCKELTRQSIPFREQARLQLEYKGEPLEQQYAPDFICYGKIILEIKGVKALAHVHRAQMINYLKATGLELGFLINFGAHPKVEIERMARSR, encoded by the coding sequence ATGGAGAGTTCCACATCTTCTGATGCTAAAAACATCGACGATTCAAAGTTTCTTTATCGCGACGAGTCCTACGCCATTCGGGGTGCTGTTTTTGAAGTATACCGAGAAATGGGATGTGGTTTTCTTGAAGCCGTTTATCAGGAGTGCCTGTGTAAAGAACTCACAAGACAGAGCATCCCATTCCGTGAGCAAGCTCGGTTGCAATTGGAATACAAAGGCGAGCCTTTAGAGCAGCAGTATGCCCCAGATTTCATCTGCTACGGAAAAATTATACTCGAAATTAAAGGGGTGAAGGCCCTCGCCCATGTGCACCGGGCACAGATGATAAACTATCTGAAGGCTACCGGGCTAGAACTAGGTTTCCTGATTAACTTCGGTGCCCATCCGAAAGTTGAAATCGAACGCATGGCTCGCAGTAGGTGA
- a CDS encoding TonB-dependent receptor gives MKTTQKILTLSLACLSGAVSAHAQLEELELVVVTPHRGDRTLLEATSTVSLIDSVEIDVSFPQSLSEVVERVPGVNVAQNGAQGAASSIFLRGTESDHTLFVVDGIRVSDANTLYGNFLGGVLPGNTSQIEIVRGPHSVLYGADAIGGVIAINSIKGEGDLTYGLSGLFGSNETFGGSLNAQGAYDALSFSIAASAFSTDNERPNNAFDSDQLALRLDYAVSDEVTIGTTFRRFHQIYGSPNSRFVNDLDNEDSEEQFLTTVFAEATFSDTWSTRLTLGYQDQEFISIDPTFASETLLENKRFVIDLQNTVILEAHTLTFGYNGERADSLSTGFGSVDTDQDLHAVFVENLWDVTERFTLSTAVRADDFDSFGSEITWKAGAIWEAVEEKVFLRANVGTGFRAPSFLELTADSPFFVGNPDLEPEESLGWGLDIETFWLDGQLGARIGYFQNDLDNLITSDFSVFPSTSINIAEARTRGVELETRFRPVDQPHEFGMSYTWLEAEDTGSDLRLLRRPEHTTSVSYAYIGDVWGFDIKGRWIVGREDINAQTFLRIDGEDFLTFDAGLSYNYGENMTLRLAATNLLDESYESVHGFPALGRRVVGQVGFDF, from the coding sequence ATGAAAACAACCCAGAAAATCCTCACCCTGAGCCTAGCCTGTCTTTCAGGTGCTGTCTCAGCGCACGCTCAATTGGAAGAGCTCGAACTTGTCGTTGTCACGCCTCACCGCGGAGACCGCACCTTGTTGGAAGCAACAAGCACCGTCAGCCTGATCGATTCGGTTGAAATCGATGTCAGTTTTCCACAATCACTCAGTGAGGTAGTTGAGCGTGTTCCTGGTGTAAATGTCGCCCAGAATGGCGCTCAGGGGGCGGCATCTTCTATTTTCCTGCGCGGCACCGAAAGCGACCATACGTTATTTGTGGTCGACGGCATTCGCGTATCAGATGCGAACACATTGTATGGAAATTTCTTGGGCGGTGTCCTTCCAGGGAACACGTCGCAAATTGAGATCGTACGTGGGCCACACAGTGTGCTCTACGGCGCGGATGCAATCGGGGGAGTCATTGCCATCAATTCAATCAAGGGTGAGGGTGATCTCACCTATGGCCTGAGTGGTTTGTTTGGTTCCAATGAAACATTCGGCGGCTCTTTGAATGCACAAGGCGCTTATGACGCTCTATCATTCAGCATCGCGGCAAGCGCGTTTTCCACAGATAACGAGCGTCCTAATAATGCCTTCGATAGTGATCAGTTGGCTCTGCGTTTGGATTATGCGGTGTCAGACGAAGTGACTATTGGTACGACCTTTCGTCGCTTTCATCAGATCTACGGGAGCCCCAACAGTCGCTTTGTTAATGATCTAGATAACGAGGATAGCGAGGAACAGTTTCTCACTACAGTTTTTGCCGAAGCGACCTTCTCCGACACATGGAGCACGCGACTCACCTTGGGTTATCAGGATCAAGAGTTTATTTCGATCGATCCCACCTTTGCCAGCGAGACGCTGCTTGAAAACAAGCGCTTCGTCATCGATTTACAGAATACGGTTATCTTGGAAGCACATACCCTTACCTTCGGATATAATGGCGAGCGCGCGGATAGCTTATCGACCGGTTTTGGTTCAGTCGACACCGATCAAGATCTGCATGCCGTGTTCGTAGAGAATCTTTGGGACGTCACCGAGCGTTTCACCCTGTCCACCGCGGTGCGTGCTGATGACTTCGACTCTTTTGGCTCTGAGATCACTTGGAAGGCCGGTGCGATTTGGGAAGCCGTTGAAGAAAAGGTATTTCTTAGAGCCAACGTCGGGACTGGGTTCCGTGCGCCGAGTTTTCTTGAACTCACTGCGGATAGTCCATTCTTCGTGGGCAACCCAGATCTTGAGCCTGAGGAATCACTCGGATGGGGTCTAGATATTGAGACATTTTGGCTGGATGGCCAACTCGGAGCACGTATCGGTTATTTTCAAAACGATCTGGATAACCTGATTACTAGCGATTTTTCCGTGTTTCCTTCGACCTCAATCAATATCGCTGAAGCACGCACGCGTGGCGTCGAACTTGAGACGCGTTTCCGTCCTGTCGATCAGCCTCATGAGTTTGGAATGAGCTATACTTGGCTTGAGGCTGAGGATACCGGATCCGATCTCCGCCTGTTGCGTCGCCCCGAGCACACCACTAGTGTTTCCTACGCCTATATCGGTGATGTCTGGGGCTTCGACATTAAAGGACGCTGGATCGTGGGCAGAGAAGACATCAATGCTCAGACATTTCTGCGTATTGATGGCGAAGACTTCCTGACATTCGACGCGGGCCTTAGCTACAACTACGGAGAAAACATGACGCTTCGCCTCGCTGCAACCAACCTGCTCGATGAATCCTACGAATCTGTTCACGGATTCCCCGCGTTGGGACGCCGCGTAGTAGGCCAGGTCGGTTTTGATTTCTAG
- a CDS encoding ABC transporter substrate-binding protein: protein MIRNRFSSLIYSLLIAFGGWGGVSAAPIEADRVVVLGSGLTELFFYLGHGDHVVGRTRYATYPEEARMVRDVGGMIDPDFETILGIDPDLILINHLAAVDENLDRLRSLDIPVRIAPMEDLDDLFSATLLIGQIAGELEAAMALVDAWKELVAEARADGNSVSKSILLTYDAEDLYAAGEGSFPGDLIETVGLRNVAAASTSAWPQLSKEAVLADIPDVVVIASSTAGTLRRNQQTLAAIEAGSHPFWKLVFEIRRPRFVLADPGLFVVNGPRTIDALAMLQDLSKPHQ, encoded by the coding sequence ATGATTCGTAATAGATTTTCCAGTCTGATTTATTCGTTGCTCATAGCGTTTGGGGGTTGGGGCGGTGTGTCCGCAGCGCCGATTGAGGCCGACCGCGTTGTTGTTCTGGGTTCAGGTTTGACGGAGCTCTTTTTCTATTTGGGGCATGGCGACCATGTAGTAGGACGAACGCGGTATGCTACTTATCCCGAAGAAGCGCGTATGGTCCGCGACGTGGGCGGCATGATTGACCCTGATTTTGAGACCATACTTGGGATAGATCCGGATCTTATTCTCATCAATCATTTGGCTGCTGTTGATGAAAATTTAGACCGGCTTCGCAGTCTGGACATTCCGGTCCGCATTGCACCGATGGAGGATCTTGATGATCTTTTCTCTGCGACGCTTTTGATCGGCCAAATTGCGGGCGAGCTAGAAGCTGCCATGGCTTTAGTCGATGCTTGGAAAGAGCTGGTCGCGGAGGCTCGCGCTGATGGCAATTCAGTCAGCAAGTCTATCTTGTTAACTTATGATGCAGAAGATCTTTATGCGGCGGGTGAGGGGAGTTTTCCCGGCGACTTGATTGAAACGGTCGGATTGCGGAATGTTGCTGCCGCTTCAACATCGGCCTGGCCCCAGTTGAGCAAAGAGGCTGTTCTGGCCGATATACCCGATGTCGTTGTGATCGCATCATCTACGGCGGGCACATTGCGTCGCAATCAGCAGACACTCGCGGCTATCGAGGCCGGAAGCCACCCGTTTTGGAAGCTGGTTTTTGAGATACGGCGGCCTCGATTTGTCCTGGCGGATCCAGGTCTTTTCGTTGTGAACGGCCCTCGAACTATCGATGCCTTGGCAATGCTCCAAGATCTGAGCAAACCCCATCAATGA